The DNA segment cataatatatttatatcatgatggagagaggagagagattgataatttaatgtttatgagagaagaaagaggagagaaaaataattattttaaaattcaatcataaattattataatattcttaTATTAAACTTAATGACACAAAggatttaatagttttttttccaaatatttaTGGTATTGATGGTTAATatgctcataaaaaaaaatggtgtgtGTGCTAGTATGCTCCATATATATTAGagtgattatattattttataaatatttattttatccaatcaaatagggggataattttttatttttatttttatttcttttcactttctccCGTCTCaaacatgtaaaaaaatgttttatttttttaatttctcttctaCTTTATTTTTGGGAACCAAAAGTAAGAGAACGAAAATGCTGTTTGGTACAATTTTTTCAGACGAAATTATGTAAGAAAACAGTGTTCCATGATTTACACATGCATTTGGTCAAGACTTCGTACGAAAAAATATCGTGTACTCTAGCAGTgttctaaaatatgaaaataagtaATCATAAGAAAAcggaaaaaacaaaacattttatttaacgAAAGTATAAGTTTTCCACTTTCCaattctaatttataaaatgcACTAATTGGTTAGAAATGTTTGACACATATGCTGTGGGTGTTTGATATGGTTCAGCTGCTCTGAGTTTGGGTTGCTCCCTAACAAAAGCCACAAGGAGTCAACGCAACAACCAACGATGCTACCTAAGTCGCAGTACCGAAGAGGTTCCAAAACTTTCTCATGGCACGTTGCTTAATAACCCAAATACAAAGGATCATAATAACACAAAGTCTCAATATGTGTCCGAGAATGTACCTTCAGCTAGTAAAAAGCAATGCGTGGAACATCAAGCTCCACCAAAATTGTGTTCAGTTTATCCTCTGTACTATgggaacaacaataacaacatccAACATGACAATtcacaacatcatcatcatggaTTCAAAGTATCACATGTATCTGTTTCTCACACTGGTGGACCTGCCcttgttggtggtggtggtgctagGAATCTACTAGccaataacttaaaaaattcttcaagtgGGGGATCCCAATTATTCATTATTAAAGGGGATTTTGTGAATCCATGCACACAAAAATGTGATCTATCATTGAGGTTAGGACCCCCTTAGTGTACCATCATCCCCTAGTTTTGAAAAATGGTCAGATTCAGGAAACTGAAGTTTGAAACAGGCAATTGTTCGAACCTCCCAGAAGGGTAAAAAGTTGGAGCTTCAAAGGACAATTATGTGAGAATGCAACCAACAACGGTACAATTAACTGAACGCATATTTTAGATGTTTTGTTTGAAGCCAAAGATAGTGTGTACTAACTTTGAGAATTTGTGGTCTCTAGTGTGTGATTTGCTATGCTTCTTGGAAAGCCTAGGCATTATTGTACTTGAGATGTTGATCTCAGTTATGTGTTAGTGTTAGTACTAATGGGTTATGTAAATAATAACTTCAATCAGAATTGTAACGGTGGATTAGTAGCATGTGTTCGGTTTTGTGTAAAATTATGCACGTTTTTGTAGTGTGTTTGgttttgtataaattactatGCACGATTTCTAACGAAATTGGTTTTGCATATACCAGACACTCAATTAAAATGGTGGGTCCTCTACCGTAGTAAAATGCGTCATTTCCACGTTACCAACTAGATGAACATGGTTTCCCCTGTGAATGCAATGTAGTGACTAGTGACAGTGGAAATTATATGGCGACCTCGCAATGAAACTATGGACTATTTGAAGGTACTCTTGAATTGGATGATGTAGacgttgatatttttttaaaaaaaaaagttatcttaACTTTTCTTGGTTGGACCtcgtcaattatatttttttttaactgatgACATATCATGATTTTAAATTCGGGTATCGTAGGGtcttaaaatttcaattgatcATGCCTTGAACCATTCATGACGTTATCTGTGGCACCAGTTGAGAAAGGTTTCATAGATTGAACATAGAAGTAACACTCACCTGTCATTGAGTAAACATCCGTTTATGTTGAGGGAAACTTTTTCAAACACAATTGATAGGGaaagaaaaatgatataattgaaaataattagttaacaagagaaagaagaataaaaaacattCTCTCAAAATTGATTTCTGCAATTCAAGTTTTTTGAAGAGAAAGTTTCATTCATCTTATTTTCATCCGCATAAgtatatttaagataaaaaaaaataagtgaaagaTAACAATCATGATATACGGTTGACCAATGATAAACATATACTGTACTTTTGGATGTATGAGTAGAAATAACTAataagagagatagagagaaaaaatattaattaatgtagCAAATGATAGAATGAGAAACGAAGAGGATGGAAGAtacaagggaaaaaaaaatgaaagtataaGTGGGATAAAatggtgttaatttttttacctttaaaaTTTGAtcgaagaaaaaggaaatattttGGACAAGAACAAGTACATAGCATCTATACAAACACTCCTTTCGTTTTTCGTCCAAATCTACTTTACCAAATAAGGATCAATCCCGAAAGAATACCTATTGTATGAACTAATGATGCTCATATAATGTTCTTGATCATCAATTTCAGTAACAAAAATCAATCACATGGTCAGAAGTTGTCACCAAATAACGGGCACAGCCGCAAAAAACTGAATTTCTTGTGAATTAGCATTTTCTGGTTGTAACAATTGCTCAAGGTCAACCAGCAGAAAACATTCCTGGCACCAATTTGATGCGGAGAGGCAATTTTTCTCTGTTCCAGCATATCTACCTAAGATTGCGACAGGACACATAATTCGATACCCCCAAGTTTTAAAGCATTGATCCTACAcatgttcaaacttcaaagatTCTTTCTGCACATGTTCATTGGGTGACAATTCACAAGGCCCTGATGAATGTGCCTGCCTAACTTGGCTCCGTAGTTGGACTTCTAAAGGATCACTTGTTAAGACCACAAAGAATCAGCTGaagcagatgatgatgatgaagagctATAATGGAAATCAATCTGCAATTGCCGGTGAAGATAGGGACTGGAAACACTCCATTTCTTCTCCTCCTTCTCTAGTTGCCAAAGTGGTATAGCAGCTAGAAACCGTTTGATGAACTCTTTACAACACTCTTTTCCGCGGCAAATTTTCTCACGGCTTTCCCCACTTCTTGCACGATTAATTGGAACCTCTTTTGCTTTGTCTGTTTTCCCATACATCACACTCAAATCATCAAACTTGAGTATGAATGCTTGTTGACACCCCTCATAAAGTCTCTCCCCCAATGAGTCAATGATGTAGTAAGCATCTGCTTCTACCTTCAACACAAAGAAATGATCGTTCCAACTCACTATGTAAACTCTTGGCTCCTTATCACCCACATTGCTCTTTATCTcgtcccaaatttcatcaaaggACATGGCTCCTTTCAAGCATTGGAACTTCTCAGGGGAGAAAAAACCTGTGTATGATTTCTGAGGGAGAACAACAAGAGGTCTCAGATTGGCTTCTATGATTGTCTCTAGATCAAAATGCTTATCCGGGAAGAGCTTTGAGTAGTAATCACCGTTGCATAGCTTTCTCCATTCAGATGAACCTTGTGTGATGAGTCTTTCGAATTGTGCTCTTGTTGGCATGCCATGGTTGGTGTGGAGCCAGTGTGCTATGAGTGCAACTAAAACCGTGCACGCACTCTCACCAGAGGCTCGTTCACTCATTTGGTCAAAGGAAGCAAAAAACACATTGGTTTTCAGCTTTGTTTGTCCATCTCTACTTGAAAAGTCCTTGTATTCCCAGCTTCTTGCACTGCCTTTATGGCATAATTGTGGAGAAAGTTTATCTGATTTCtgcaataatttaaaaataatatttataaaattgtctAATTAGtctacaaattttttttgaagGGGCAACATAAAAGACGATGTAACACTAACTAACATAATATtttgtcgataaaaaaaaaaaaacaatgtaacTTACCGTGATTGGACCAGGATACGAGGTTTGAGTTCGTTGTTCGTTTGTGGGTGTCTTATAGTTCCAACCATTGAGGCTTATATTCCGTGGCAAGTGGGACAAACGAGTCTTTGCTGTGTCCGAGGTTGTAAACCTCTCAGACCCGTTTGAGAGTGTTGACCGTGGGTTGTGAATTCCACCGCTGTTGCTACTGCTGCCACTGCTTGTGGTGGAATCGTACGAGTCATCCGAGTCAAACACGGGGGATCTATCCGAGTCATAAGGACTCGTTTGTTCCAATTCATCTAACTTggcattgtttttctttcccaAGCTAGTCAAATGCTTCACTTTCTCTATAATACCGCGTTTCTTCTCTGGCTCTGACTGGACCAAGTTTTCAGAGGGTCCTGATGAGTCACCACCATTAGAATCCCTCAACTTCAATAATCTCAGAGAGACCTGTTAAAAAACTTTCGTTACCCACTGAGAAATTGTATTTTCTTTGTTTGCACatttgtgtaattttctttGCTAGATGAGGCTGTCAAAGGTTTCACACATATTTTTcaacattttaattcttattagtTGAATTCATATACTAATCACATTAATACAGAGTTGATACATGGTACAAGTTATTCAGTGCGTTTTACTTGAGAATTCTCTAAATTGTGGCAAAAGAATTCAATTTAAATGCATTTTGACTGTGAATCACAAAATATACCATaagtttattcatttttatatgaattattttaaaaattatacttaagAAAATTTGTAATTACTTGACTGTCAtagtttatagaaattaaatgcataataaaaattatttatttaaaaaaatataaatgtacttatattagtaatatttcttACACATACATATTACTACTCCCCAGAAGgaatttaaaaagtaaagacAAAAAGACGAGTTTCTCCTTAATCACGGTCAAATTACGTTATTTTGAAAGTGAATTGCCACAGAAATGACCGAGTGATAGACGAGAGTCATGaattcaaa comes from the Glycine soja cultivar W05 chromosome 6, ASM419377v2, whole genome shotgun sequence genome and includes:
- the LOC114414975 gene encoding uncharacterized protein LOC114414975, giving the protein MPRPGSKPYDCVKRAWHSEIHQPIRGTLIQEIFRVVNEIHGSSTKKNKEYQEKLPVVVLRAEEIIYSKANSEAEYMDLKTLLERTNDAIDTIIRRDEHTETGEYLCPCIEAALSLGCSLTKATRSQRNNQRCYLSRSTEEVPKLSHGTLLNNPNTKDHNNTKSQYVSENVPSASKKQCVEHQAPPKLCSVYPLYYGNNNNNIQHDNSQHHHHGFKVSHVSVSHTGGPALVGGGGARNLLANNLKNSSSGGSQLFIIKGDFVNPCTQKCDLSLRLGPP
- the LOC114414976 gene encoding uncharacterized protein LOC114414976, whose protein sequence is MSPMKFWVTQPNKQHAVKLTQLKLELGLFGARLGAANDKVAFEITGIATKKEKSKPKTTPLPLVPFSKRRHTHCHTTCSRRFLSSKSPSLVWDARDLCGFHLLLKDHSLDVCDIAFHVLYGEGESKAKMTAVGKVEMSVAVAELIVREEKKTQSNSHHQFQRRLPIKLRVNGLCIEATLLVSLRLLKLRDSNGGDSSGPSENLVQSEPEKKRGIIEKVKHLTSLGKKNNAKLDELEQTSPYDSDRSPVFDSDDSYDSTTSSGSSSNSGGIHNPRSTLSNGSERFTTSDTAKTRLSHLPRNISLNGWNYKTPTNEQRTQTSYPGPITKSDKLSPQLCHKGSARSWEYKDFSSRDGQTKLKTNVFFASFDQMSERASGESACTVLVALIAHWLHTNHGMPTRAQFERLITQGSSEWRKLCNGDYYSKLFPDKHFDLETIIEANLRPLVVLPQKSYTGFFSPEKFQCLKGAMSFDEIWDEIKSNVGDKEPRVYIVSWNDHFFVLKVEADAYYIIDSLGERLYEGCQQAFILKFDDLSVMYGKTDKAKEVPINRARSGESREKICRGKECCKEFIKRFLAAIPLWQLEKEEKKWSVSSPYLHRQLQIDFHYSSSSSSSASADSLWS